Proteins from a single region of Salinisphaera sp. T31B1:
- the scpB gene encoding SMC-Scp complex subunit ScpB, protein MTESHRDGIDDDDGQAERLEPTAPDQTEVAERVVSCVEALLMAADKPLSVDQLVRLLETTHALDKADVRVALSALVNRYETAAVDLVEVAGGWRFQVGSDYASLVARLWEERPPKLSRAMLETLALICYRQPIARSDIEAVRGVSVSSNIVKTLVEFDWIKVVGYREVPGRPALFGTTAKFLDDFGVKRLADLPSLPEIKDLDALEAAMARLTDTDSEADAISAAAASDDVEGRPAAPAPEVAVPPDSDPPTH, encoded by the coding sequence ATGACCGAGTCGCATCGCGATGGTATCGACGACGACGACGGGCAGGCCGAACGGCTCGAACCGACCGCGCCGGATCAGACCGAGGTCGCCGAGCGCGTCGTCAGCTGCGTCGAAGCGCTGTTGATGGCTGCGGACAAGCCGTTGTCGGTCGATCAGCTGGTACGCCTGCTCGAAACCACCCATGCGCTGGACAAGGCCGATGTACGGGTCGCGCTGTCGGCGCTGGTCAACCGCTACGAAACCGCGGCGGTGGACCTGGTCGAGGTGGCCGGCGGCTGGCGCTTCCAGGTGGGTAGCGATTACGCATCGCTGGTCGCGCGGCTGTGGGAAGAACGACCGCCGAAGCTGTCCCGTGCAATGCTCGAAACACTGGCCCTGATCTGCTATCGCCAGCCGATCGCGCGCTCGGATATCGAAGCCGTCCGCGGCGTTTCCGTGTCGTCTAACATCGTCAAGACGTTGGTCGAATTCGACTGGATCAAGGTCGTCGGCTATCGGGAGGTACCGGGCCGGCCCGCGCTGTTCGGCACCACGGCGAAATTTCTGGACGACTTCGGTGTCAAGCGACTGGCCGATCTGCCCAGCCTGCCGGAGATCAAGGATCTGGACGCGCTCGAGGCCGCCATGGCGCGGTTGACCGACACCGACAGCGAAGCCGACGCGATCTCCGCTGCTGCGGCCTCGGACGATGTCGAGGGCAGGCCAGCCGCACCGGCACCCGAGGTGGCGGTACCGCCGGATTCCGACCCCCCGACCCACTGA
- the ubiG gene encoding bifunctional 2-polyprenyl-6-hydroxyphenol methylase/3-demethylubiquinol 3-O-methyltransferase UbiG, with translation MTQDQNAELAKFGQLAARWWDATGEMRALHDINPLRCDFIDRRAPLAGKRVLDVGCGAGILCEALARRGAKVTGLDLAPELIEAARAHAAEADLEIDYRCTSSRDVSAEQAGTFDIVVCYEMLEHVDEPAYVVEDCAMACAPGGQLFFSTINRSAKSWLLAIGAGEYLLHLLPRGTHDYAKLIRPAELSRWCRNAGLDVETICGMHYNPLTHGARLSRSPDVNYFLHARKPEGAA, from the coding sequence ATGACCCAGGATCAGAATGCCGAGCTCGCCAAATTCGGACAGCTGGCCGCGCGTTGGTGGGATGCGACCGGCGAGATGCGTGCGCTGCACGACATCAACCCGTTGCGATGCGATTTCATCGACCGGCGGGCGCCGCTGGCCGGCAAGCGCGTGCTCGATGTCGGCTGCGGCGCGGGCATCCTCTGCGAAGCTCTGGCACGCCGGGGTGCGAAGGTCACCGGGCTGGATCTTGCGCCCGAACTGATCGAGGCCGCACGCGCCCATGCGGCAGAGGCCGACCTGGAGATCGATTATCGCTGCACATCGAGCCGCGACGTTTCCGCAGAGCAGGCGGGCACCTTCGATATCGTGGTGTGCTACGAGATGCTCGAACACGTCGACGAGCCCGCCTACGTGGTCGAGGACTGCGCGATGGCCTGCGCGCCGGGCGGTCAGCTGTTCTTTTCGACCATTAACCGCAGCGCCAAGTCGTGGCTGCTCGCAATCGGCGCCGGCGAATACCTGCTGCACCTGTTGCCGCGCGGTACCCACGATTATGCCAAGCTCATCCGCCCGGCCGAGCTGTCGCGATGGTGTCGCAACGCCGGCCTGGACGTCGAGACCATCTGCGGCATGCACTACAACCCGCTGACCCACGGCGCGCGCCTGTCGCGCTCGCCGGACGTCAACTATTTCCTCCACGCCCGCAAGCCCGAGGGCGCGGCCTGA
- a CDS encoding HAD-IA family hydrolase → MGAVLFDLDGTLVDTAPDLAGAVNDMRVERGLDPLPLAELAPLCSFGGRGMLGKGLDLTPEHAAYAETYDAFIEAYRARMTRESRAFEGMRKLVADIVAGGDIWGVITNKTEALARPLMDHLDFDPPPACVIGGDSAGVAKPDPAPMFMACRQIFVDPTDCIYVGDSDRDVAAGRAAGMATIAVAYGYIPVGDDIHGWNADIVVDRVADLRSAIHTLKQRNS, encoded by the coding sequence ATGGGCGCGGTGTTATTCGACCTGGACGGCACGCTCGTCGATACCGCGCCGGATCTCGCCGGCGCGGTCAACGACATGCGCGTCGAACGCGGGCTCGATCCCCTGCCCCTGGCCGAGCTGGCGCCGCTCTGCTCCTTCGGCGGGCGCGGCATGCTGGGCAAGGGCCTGGATCTGACCCCGGAGCACGCCGCCTATGCCGAGACCTACGACGCCTTCATCGAAGCCTACCGGGCGCGCATGACGCGCGAGTCGCGCGCCTTCGAGGGCATGCGCAAGCTCGTGGCCGATATCGTGGCCGGCGGCGATATATGGGGCGTGATCACCAACAAGACCGAGGCACTGGCCCGGCCGCTGATGGATCACCTGGACTTCGATCCGCCACCGGCCTGCGTGATCGGCGGCGATTCGGCAGGCGTGGCCAAGCCCGATCCGGCGCCCATGTTCATGGCCTGCCGGCAGATCTTCGTGGATCCGACCGACTGCATCTATGTTGGCGATTCGGACCGCGACGTGGCGGCGGGCCGTGCCGCCGGCATGGCCACGATCGCGGTGGCCTACGGTTATATCCCGGTCGGCGACGATATCCACGGCTGGAACGCCGACATCGTGGTCGATCGCGTGGCGGACCTGCGCTCGGCCATCCATACCCTGAAGCAAAGGAACTCATGA
- a CDS encoding YciI family protein, which translates to MDYFAIVSFDVAESSDGRAKAVEEHRQRLNDLDAEGRLLTAGPLPREDAYGKIVDGFQGSIIIAQFESLESARAWAKVDPYNAQGVYMESTVYPYKKVF; encoded by the coding sequence ATGGACTATTTCGCCATCGTATCCTTCGACGTTGCCGAGAGCAGCGACGGCCGCGCCAAGGCCGTCGAGGAACATCGTCAGCGTCTCAACGACCTGGACGCCGAAGGCCGTCTGCTGACCGCCGGTCCGCTGCCACGCGAGGACGCCTACGGCAAGATCGTCGACGGTTTCCAGGGCAGCATCATCATCGCCCAGTTCGAGAGTCTCGAGTCCGCACGCGCCTGGGCAAAAGTGGACCCGTACAACGCTCAGGGCGTGTATATGGAAAGCACTGTCTATCCTTACAAGAAGGTTTTCTGA
- a CDS encoding TonB-dependent receptor yields MITTTKPALAAITLALAGALNGPVRAQEPVTDEPATLDSLGSLAPIEVDSLRLTTDILTTPAAVDVTEGQDVQQGRRKTQLDNALNRTPGVYANNGSNFAQNLRVSIRGFGARSAFGVRGVRVIVDGIPETLPDGQAQTDTIDLGAVERLEVLRGPFSALYGNATGGVIDVTTTTPGSGPVDRAELTAGSNGYRREEVASARRLDDWGYAITASQLDLDGYREHGRVKKQQITGKLERDVGTTGTVRVITRILDAPDTLDPGGVTRATARADRRSARDANIAFDARQSASQQTVGLVYEDQLTEQQAYQANLFYTNRDFIQFLPFEDGGVVSYDRDFFGGGIQTTRFDDLFGRENQLVAGVDVQIQQDDRQRYDNIAGERGILGLDEDQTATSVGVFAQNVFSVTPSLDLTTGLRYDYLDFDIDDNFPVSAADPDDSGGRTYHEVSANAGLSYAWRDDQRVYFNIANAFESPTFTEFANPAGNGGFNDNLEPQKAVQYEVGAKGSLNDVARYQISAFWIDVRDELVVFNNTGARDFFENSGRSRRKGIEAKLSGQLTEQLSATAAYTLASYEYRQFVDVNGNDYAGRDLPGLPEETLFGELAWRSEGVGFAVLDMRYASSFFADNANTAKIDHAWVFNGRIGRTIPSADERVTVYLGVDNIFDEVYFDNIRINAFGGRYYEPAPDRSFYAGLSYEL; encoded by the coding sequence GTGATTACAACAACAAAGCCCGCGCTGGCGGCCATCACGCTGGCCTTGGCCGGCGCCCTCAACGGCCCGGTCCGGGCACAGGAGCCGGTGACGGACGAACCGGCAACGCTCGATTCACTCGGGTCACTGGCCCCGATCGAAGTCGACAGCCTGCGCCTGACCACTGACATACTCACGACCCCGGCGGCGGTGGACGTGACCGAAGGCCAGGATGTCCAGCAGGGCCGGCGCAAGACCCAGCTCGACAACGCGCTCAACCGCACGCCCGGCGTCTACGCCAACAACGGTTCCAACTTCGCCCAGAATCTGCGCGTATCGATTCGGGGGTTCGGCGCCCGTTCGGCGTTCGGGGTGCGCGGCGTACGCGTAATCGTCGACGGCATTCCAGAGACCCTGCCCGACGGTCAGGCCCAGACCGACACTATCGACCTGGGCGCGGTCGAACGTCTGGAGGTCCTGCGTGGGCCGTTTTCAGCGCTCTACGGCAATGCGACCGGTGGCGTCATCGATGTCACCACCACCACGCCGGGCTCGGGTCCGGTCGACCGAGCCGAGCTGACCGCCGGCAGCAATGGCTACCGGCGCGAGGAAGTCGCCTCGGCGCGCCGCCTGGACGACTGGGGCTATGCGATTACTGCCTCGCAGCTGGATCTGGACGGCTATCGCGAACACGGCCGGGTCAAGAAGCAGCAGATCACCGGCAAGCTCGAGCGCGATGTCGGCACCACCGGCACGGTGCGGGTGATCACCCGTATTCTCGATGCGCCGGATACGCTGGACCCTGGCGGCGTCACGCGGGCGACCGCCCGCGCCGACCGTCGCTCCGCACGCGACGCCAATATCGCCTTCGATGCGCGCCAGTCGGCCTCTCAACAGACGGTGGGCCTGGTCTATGAAGACCAGCTCACCGAGCAGCAGGCCTATCAGGCCAACCTGTTCTACACCAACCGTGACTTCATCCAGTTTCTACCGTTCGAGGATGGCGGCGTGGTCAGCTACGATCGCGATTTTTTCGGCGGCGGCATCCAGACCACGCGTTTCGACGACCTGTTCGGCCGCGAGAATCAGCTCGTCGCTGGCGTGGACGTGCAGATTCAGCAGGACGATCGCCAGCGCTACGACAATATCGCCGGCGAGCGTGGCATCCTCGGCCTGGATGAGGATCAGACCGCGACCAGCGTCGGCGTATTCGCCCAGAACGTCTTCTCCGTTACCCCGTCGCTGGATCTGACCACCGGGCTGCGCTACGACTATCTCGATTTCGATATCGACGACAATTTCCCGGTATCGGCTGCCGATCCGGACGACTCCGGCGGGCGTACTTATCACGAGGTTTCGGCCAACGCCGGGCTGAGTTATGCCTGGCGCGACGACCAGCGGGTCTATTTCAATATCGCCAACGCGTTCGAATCGCCCACGTTCACCGAATTCGCCAATCCCGCGGGCAACGGTGGCTTCAATGACAATCTGGAGCCACAGAAGGCCGTCCAGTATGAAGTCGGCGCCAAGGGCAGCCTCAACGACGTGGCGCGCTACCAGATCAGCGCGTTCTGGATCGACGTGCGTGACGAGCTCGTGGTATTCAACAATACCGGCGCGCGCGATTTCTTCGAAAATTCCGGCAGATCGCGCCGCAAGGGAATCGAGGCCAAGCTCTCCGGCCAACTCACCGAGCAACTCAGCGCAACCGCGGCGTATACCCTGGCCAGCTACGAGTACCGCCAGTTCGTCGACGTCAACGGCAACGACTATGCCGGCCGCGATCTGCCCGGCCTGCCCGAGGAGACTTTGTTCGGGGAACTGGCCTGGCGCAGCGAAGGCGTGGGTTTTGCCGTGCTGGACATGCGCTACGCGTCGAGCTTCTTCGCCGATAATGCCAATACCGCGAAGATCGACCACGCCTGGGTATTCAACGGCCGGATCGGCAGGACCATTCCGTCCGCTGATGAGCGCGTGACGGTGTATCTGGGGGTCGACAACATCTTCGACGAAGTCTACTTCGACAACATCCGGATCAACGCTTTCGGCGGGCGCTACTACGAGCCCGCGCCGGATCGCAGCTTCTATGCCGGATTGAGCTATGAGCTGTGA
- a CDS encoding SDR family NAD(P)-dependent oxidoreductase, protein MSQTTPLAGRVVLITGAGGGLGGPVSRAVAAAGAECVLLGRRERTLTPVFDSIVADGSPEPALFPLDVTKAGEDDYQRLVDGIAADCGRLDGIVHLAGRFDGLMPLATHPIDGWQRIMHVNLTAAFALTQLSLPLLQAAGDASVVFTADRPAATPKAFWGAYGVAKAGLEALMQMFAVEHAQSDNLRFNAVDPGPCKTALRKKAFPAAVELGALPEQIVGPYVHLLSAAARGTTGQTVAAQPD, encoded by the coding sequence ATGAGCCAGACGACTCCCCTGGCCGGACGCGTGGTACTCATCACCGGCGCGGGCGGCGGCCTTGGCGGGCCGGTATCGCGTGCGGTCGCCGCAGCCGGCGCCGAATGCGTGCTGCTCGGCCGACGTGAACGTACGCTCACGCCGGTTTTCGATTCCATCGTGGCGGACGGCAGTCCCGAGCCCGCGCTGTTTCCGCTGGACGTGACCAAGGCCGGCGAAGACGATTATCAGCGCCTGGTCGATGGTATCGCCGCCGACTGCGGCCGCCTGGACGGGATCGTGCATCTCGCCGGGCGGTTCGACGGGCTGATGCCGCTGGCAACCCACCCCATCGACGGCTGGCAGCGAATCATGCATGTCAACCTGACTGCCGCCTTTGCGCTCACCCAGCTCAGCCTGCCCCTGCTTCAGGCCGCCGGCGATGCCTCTGTGGTGTTCACCGCCGATCGGCCCGCGGCCACGCCGAAAGCGTTCTGGGGCGCCTACGGGGTAGCCAAAGCCGGCCTGGAGGCACTGATGCAGATGTTCGCCGTCGAGCACGCCCAATCCGACAACCTGCGTTTCAACGCCGTCGACCCCGGCCCCTGCAAGACCGCGCTGCGCAAGAAAGCCTTTCCGGCGGCCGTGGAACTGGGGGCATTGCCCGAACAGATCGTCGGACCGTACGTGCATCTATTGTCGGCGGCCGCTCGCGGGACCACCGGACAGACGGTGGCCGCACAGCCCGACTAG
- a CDS encoding L-threonylcarbamoyladenylate synthase encodes MAELIHVHAETPQPRRIAQVADALRAGRVIGYPTDSSYGLACAMGDKNAIDRIRQMRGFGRDHFFTLVCRDLSEISTYAKVDNTSFRLLKAATPGAYTFVLPASKVVPNWLAHPKRKTIGIRVPGHPVARAIAEAVDAPIMSVTAQRPDDEFALSEATELRDAFDKQLDLIVDAGATGMEPTTVVDLTGAVPRILRLGKGSAEAIGLDPVEA; translated from the coding sequence ATGGCAGAACTGATCCACGTACATGCCGAAACCCCGCAGCCGCGGCGCATCGCCCAGGTGGCCGACGCGCTGCGCGCAGGTCGGGTAATCGGCTATCCGACCGATTCCTCCTATGGCCTGGCCTGTGCGATGGGCGACAAGAACGCGATCGACCGGATACGGCAGATGCGTGGTTTCGGGCGTGACCATTTCTTCACGCTGGTCTGCCGGGACCTGTCGGAGATCTCGACCTATGCCAAGGTCGACAACACCAGCTTCCGGCTGCTCAAGGCTGCCACGCCCGGCGCGTATACCTTCGTGCTGCCGGCGTCGAAGGTGGTGCCCAATTGGCTGGCCCACCCGAAGCGCAAGACCATCGGCATTCGCGTACCCGGTCACCCCGTAGCCCGTGCAATCGCCGAGGCGGTGGATGCGCCGATCATGTCGGTGACTGCTCAGCGACCGGACGACGAGTTCGCGCTGTCCGAGGCCACGGAGTTGCGTGATGCCTTCGACAAGCAGCTCGATCTGATCGTGGACGCCGGCGCGACCGGCATGGAGCCCACGACCGTGGTGGATCTGACCGGTGCCGTGCCCAGGATCCTGCGCCTGGGCAAGGGCAGCGCAGAGGCGATCGGCCTGGATCCCGTGGAAGCCTGA
- a CDS encoding BolA family protein: MSDRILRIRQALQAGLDTDDIAIRDDGHLHVGHAGAASGLGHFHVTVRSHRFSGCSPIERHKLVYEALGELMHTDIHAVSIRAVAPEE; the protein is encoded by the coding sequence ATGAGCGATCGCATCCTGCGTATCCGGCAGGCGCTTCAGGCGGGGCTGGATACCGACGACATCGCCATCCGTGACGATGGTCACCTGCATGTGGGCCATGCCGGCGCGGCCAGCGGGCTCGGCCATTTTCATGTCACGGTCCGTTCGCACCGGTTCTCGGGCTGTTCGCCGATCGAGCGCCACAAGCTCGTCTACGAAGCGCTCGGCGAGCTGATGCATACCGATATTCATGCCGTATCGATCCGGGCCGTGGCACCGGAAGAATGA
- a CDS encoding endonuclease, giving the protein MGGRDTPSAAGLRRFHDDLLAAYGCQRWWPTQDEANPRFEILVGAVLTQHTAWTNVEIAIAALREAGPLTARALLEHADLAELIRRAGPHRVKARRLQALCTWFVDRGGFQALEAWSTETLRADLLSLHGIGFETADVILLYAFGRPCFVADAYAFRILERYGWSDGPRNYERLRRRIEAVGPAEDAIFYDELHALIVAHARGRCHKRAPDCAACALAPGCAHARAQAQPNTPRAEAGR; this is encoded by the coding sequence GTGGGCGGGCGGGACACGCCAAGCGCAGCGGGCCTGCGCCGCTTTCACGACGACCTGCTGGCCGCGTATGGCTGTCAGCGGTGGTGGCCGACCCAGGACGAAGCCAATCCGCGCTTCGAGATTCTCGTCGGCGCGGTGCTTACCCAGCATACCGCCTGGACCAACGTCGAGATCGCGATAGCGGCGCTGCGCGAGGCCGGCCCTCTCACGGCTCGGGCGTTACTGGAACACGCCGATCTGGCTGAGCTGATCCGCCGGGCCGGCCCGCATCGCGTCAAGGCGCGCCGGCTGCAGGCGCTGTGTACATGGTTTGTCGACAGGGGTGGTTTCCAGGCACTGGAGGCCTGGTCTACCGAAACGCTGCGTGCCGATCTGCTCAGCCTGCACGGGATCGGCTTCGAGACCGCCGACGTCATCCTGTTGTACGCCTTCGGCCGACCGTGCTTCGTAGCGGACGCCTATGCTTTTCGTATTCTCGAGCGTTACGGCTGGAGCGACGGGCCGCGCAATTACGAACGGCTGCGTCGCCGTATCGAGGCCGTGGGGCCGGCCGAGGACGCGATCTTCTACGACGAGCTGCATGCGCTGATCGTGGCGCACGCGCGCGGACGCTGTCACAAGCGCGCGCCCGACTGCGCGGCCTGTGCGCTGGCCCCTGGCTGTGCGCATGCACGTGCGCAGGCGCAGCCGAACACGCCACGCGCCGAGGCCGGGCGCTAG
- the trpS gene encoding tryptophan--tRNA ligase, producing the protein MSSELARPIVLSGIQPSGALTLGNYIGALKHWVAMQDSHDCLFALVDMHAITVRQDPAALRERCHEFLCLYLAAGIDPDKATLFVQSHVPAHAQLAWLLNCHTSMGELNRMTQFKDKSSKNADNINAGLFDYPVLMAADILLYQADAVPVGNDQKQHLELARNLAERFNTRAGEDLFTVPEPFIPEVGARIMSLGDPTAKMSKSDDVEANVIKLLDEPKKVVKKIKRAVTDSDGEVRFDEAAKPGVSNLLSIYSAVTDESIADLESRYAGAGYGALKGDLADAVVAFLEPLQARYEEYRDDVDGLDALLARGAAAARQRAAPTLERAMAVTGFLPPA; encoded by the coding sequence GTGAGTTCCGAGCTAGCCAGACCCATCGTTCTTTCCGGCATCCAGCCCTCCGGCGCGCTGACGCTCGGCAATTACATCGGCGCACTCAAGCACTGGGTGGCCATGCAGGACAGCCACGACTGCCTGTTTGCGCTCGTCGACATGCATGCGATCACCGTGCGCCAGGACCCGGCGGCGTTGCGCGAGCGGTGTCACGAATTCCTGTGTCTCTATCTGGCCGCCGGTATCGATCCGGACAAGGCCACGCTGTTCGTGCAATCCCACGTGCCGGCCCATGCGCAGCTGGCCTGGCTGCTCAACTGTCATACCTCGATGGGCGAGCTCAACCGGATGACACAGTTCAAGGACAAGTCCTCGAAGAACGCCGACAATATTAACGCCGGGCTGTTTGACTATCCCGTGCTCATGGCCGCCGATATCCTGTTGTATCAAGCCGATGCGGTGCCCGTGGGCAACGATCAGAAACAGCACCTGGAACTGGCGCGCAATCTCGCCGAGCGCTTCAACACGCGCGCCGGCGAGGACCTGTTCACCGTACCCGAGCCGTTCATCCCCGAAGTCGGGGCACGGATCATGAGCCTGGGCGATCCGACGGCCAAGATGAGCAAATCCGACGACGTCGAGGCCAACGTTATCAAGCTGCTGGACGAGCCGAAGAAAGTAGTCAAGAAGATCAAGCGAGCGGTGACCGATTCCGACGGCGAAGTCCGCTTCGACGAAGCTGCCAAGCCTGGCGTATCCAACCTGCTGTCGATCTATTCCGCAGTGACCGACGAGTCCATCGCCGATCTGGAATCCCGTTATGCCGGCGCCGGCTATGGTGCGCTCAAGGGCGATCTGGCCGATGCCGTGGTTGCCTTTCTCGAGCCGCTTCAGGCGCGCTATGAGGAATACCGTGATGACGTGGACGGGCTGGATGCGCTGCTGGCTCGCGGTGCAGCCGCGGCGCGCCAGCGCGCCGCACCGACCCTGGAACGCGCGATGGCCGTCACCGGCTTTCTGCCACCGGCGTGA
- a CDS encoding ferredoxin--NADP reductase, whose translation MAALNTERVLSVHHWNDSLFSFTTTRDEALRFDNGQFVMIGLSGEAIGERKPLLRAYSIVSANYEEKLEFFSIKVPDGPLTSRLAHLKVGDEVLVSRKPTGTLLITDLHPGRNLFLLATGTGLAPFLSIVRDPDTYERFERVIVVHGVRYENDLAYRALFEKHLPEDEIFGDLAREQLLYYPVVSREAFRNQGRLTTLLDNGRICSDLGLAPLDAAHDRAMICGSPAMLDDTSALLDRHGFEVSPHIGAPGDYVIERAFVDK comes from the coding sequence ATGGCAGCTCTCAACACCGAGCGCGTATTGAGCGTGCATCACTGGAACGATTCGCTTTTCTCGTTCACCACCACCCGTGACGAGGCGCTGCGCTTCGACAACGGCCAGTTCGTCATGATCGGCTTGTCGGGGGAGGCGATCGGCGAGCGCAAGCCGCTGCTGCGTGCCTACAGCATCGTATCGGCCAACTATGAGGAAAAGCTCGAGTTCTTCTCGATCAAGGTGCCGGATGGTCCGCTGACCTCGCGCCTGGCGCATCTGAAGGTCGGCGACGAGGTGCTGGTCTCGCGCAAGCCCACCGGCACCCTGCTGATCACCGATCTGCACCCCGGGCGCAACCTGTTCCTGCTGGCCACCGGCACCGGGCTGGCGCCGTTCCTGTCGATCGTGCGCGATCCGGACACCTACGAGCGATTCGAGCGCGTGATCGTGGTTCATGGCGTGCGCTATGAGAACGATCTGGCCTATCGAGCCCTGTTCGAAAAGCATTTGCCCGAGGACGAGATCTTCGGCGATCTGGCGCGCGAGCAACTGCTTTACTATCCGGTGGTGAGTCGTGAGGCGTTTCGCAACCAGGGCCGGCTGACCACGCTGCTCGATAACGGCCGAATCTGCTCCGATCTGGGACTGGCGCCGCTGGATGCCGCGCATGACCGAGCGATGATCTGTGGCAGCCCCGCAATGCTGGACGACACCTCGGCGTTGCTGGACCGTCACGGTTTCGAGGTGTCGCCGCATATCGGTGCGCCGGGCGACTATGTCATCGAGCGAGCCTTCGTCGACAAATAG
- the rluB gene encoding 23S rRNA pseudouridine(2605) synthase RluB translates to MSERLQKLLARAGYGSRRQIEQVIESGRLRINDKVATLGDRASVHDRVRMDGKLLNLEERLAVGCRVLAYKKHVDQVVTRRDPEGRPTIFKSLPKLRAGRWLAVGRLDVNTSGLLLVTTDGELKRRLEHPSYEVVRSYAVRIRGEVDDAMLDRLLAGVELDDGTARFDSIRVGEDAHRANRWFEVTVRQGRNRVVRRLWASQGVTVSRLMRTGFGTVGLPSGVKAGGWRELDRKQVRELAGLVDLKR, encoded by the coding sequence ATGTCCGAACGTCTACAGAAGCTGCTGGCCCGCGCCGGTTACGGCTCGCGCCGCCAGATCGAGCAGGTCATCGAATCCGGCCGACTGCGGATCAACGACAAGGTGGCTACGCTCGGCGACCGGGCCAGCGTCCATGATCGGGTGCGCATGGACGGCAAATTATTGAATCTCGAGGAAAGGCTTGCCGTCGGCTGTCGTGTACTGGCGTACAAGAAGCACGTGGACCAGGTGGTCACCCGGCGTGATCCCGAAGGTCGGCCCACCATTTTCAAGAGCCTGCCCAAACTGCGCGCCGGCCGCTGGCTCGCGGTCGGGCGGCTGGACGTCAACACCTCGGGCCTGCTGCTTGTCACCACCGACGGCGAGCTCAAGCGCCGCCTGGAGCATCCCAGTTACGAAGTGGTACGCAGTTATGCCGTGCGTATCCGCGGCGAGGTCGACGATGCCATGCTCGACCGGCTGCTGGCGGGCGTGGAGCTCGACGACGGCACCGCGCGTTTCGACTCCATCCGCGTGGGCGAGGACGCGCATCGCGCCAACCGCTGGTTCGAAGTCACCGTCCGGCAGGGGCGTAATCGAGTGGTCAGACGACTGTGGGCGAGTCAGGGTGTGACCGTGTCGCGGCTGATGCGAACGGGCTTCGGCACGGTGGGCCTGCCGAGTGGCGTCAAGGCCGGCGGCTGGCGCGAGCTCGATCGCAAACAGGTGCGGGAACTGGCCGGGCTCGTCGATCTCAAGCGTTGA
- a CDS encoding ScpA family protein, giving the protein MPAGIVVAGEHLDALPDDLYIPPDALRVFLETFEGPLDLLLYLIRKQNLDILDIPVFTITQQYMAYIELMEELAIELAGEYLLMAAMLAEIKSRMLLPKPSETEEEGDDPRAELIRRLQEYEQFKAAAEELDAWPRIGRDVNAVQHGPARLDIEKPEPDPDLRALLLALRDVLTRAELFTEHRIEREPLSVRAHMSRILECLAGGAPTAFVALIDVGEGRLGVVVSFLAVLELARESLVRVEQAEPYAPVSLRLAGAPTTKGDAS; this is encoded by the coding sequence GTGCCCGCGGGTATCGTGGTCGCCGGCGAGCATCTCGACGCGCTGCCGGACGATCTGTATATCCCGCCGGATGCGCTCCGTGTCTTTCTCGAGACCTTCGAGGGCCCGTTGGATCTGCTGCTCTATCTGATCCGCAAGCAGAATCTGGATATCCTCGATATTCCGGTGTTCACCATCACCCAGCAGTACATGGCCTATATCGAGCTCATGGAAGAGCTGGCGATCGAGCTCGCCGGTGAATACCTGCTCATGGCGGCCATGCTGGCCGAGATCAAGTCGCGCATGCTGCTGCCCAAACCCAGCGAAACCGAGGAAGAAGGCGACGACCCGCGCGCCGAGCTGATTCGTCGACTGCAGGAGTATGAACAGTTCAAGGCCGCCGCTGAAGAGCTCGACGCATGGCCGCGGATCGGCCGCGATGTGAATGCCGTGCAGCACGGCCCGGCACGCCTGGATATCGAAAAACCCGAACCGGACCCGGATTTGCGCGCGCTGTTGCTGGCCCTGCGCGACGTGCTCACGCGCGCCGAGCTGTTTACCGAACACCGTATCGAGCGCGAGCCGCTGTCGGTGCGAGCGCATATGAGTCGCATCCTGGAATGCCTGGCCGGTGGCGCGCCCACCGCATTCGTGGCGCTCATCGACGTCGGCGAGGGGCGTCTCGGCGTTGTGGTGTCGTTTCTGGCCGTCCTTGAACTGGCCCGCGAGTCGCTCGTGCGCGTCGAGCAGGCCGAGCCCTATGCGCCGGTTTCACTGCGTCTGGCGGGCGCGCCCACAACGAAGGGAGACGCGTCATGA